One region of Cinclus cinclus chromosome 1, bCinCin1.1, whole genome shotgun sequence genomic DNA includes:
- the LOC134050208 gene encoding cytochrome b-c1 complex subunit 7 isoform X1, which produces MAAKASVAGGGRLLDRIRKWYYNAAGFNKLGLMRDDTLHEDDDVKEALKRLPEHLYNERVFRIKRALDLSLKHQILPKDQWVKYEEDHRYLEPYLKEVIRERHEREAWNKK; this is translated from the exons ATGGCGGCAAAGGCGTCTG TTGCAGGAGGCGGTCGTCTGTTAGACAGGATTCGCAAGTGGTATTACAATGCAGCTGGGTTCAACAAACTTG GGTTAATGCGAGATGATACATTGCATGAAGATGATGATGTAAAAGAGGCGTTGAAGAGACTTCCAGAACATCTGTACAATGAAAGAGTATTTCGCATAAAGCGGGCACTGGACTTAAGCTTGAAACATCAGATCCTGCCCAAAGACCAGTGGGTGAAGTATGAGGAG gATCACCGTTATCTTGAACCATACCTAAAAGAAGTAATCCGTGAAAGACATGAAAGGGAAGCATGGAACAAGAAGTAA
- the LOC134050208 gene encoding cytochrome b-c1 complex subunit 7 isoform X2 — translation MRDDTLHEDDDVKEALKRLPEHLYNERVFRIKRALDLSLKHQILPKDQWVKYEEDHRYLEPYLKEVIRERHEREAWNKK, via the exons ATGCGAGATGATACATTGCATGAAGATGATGATGTAAAAGAGGCGTTGAAGAGACTTCCAGAACATCTGTACAATGAAAGAGTATTTCGCATAAAGCGGGCACTGGACTTAAGCTTGAAACATCAGATCCTGCCCAAAGACCAGTGGGTGAAGTATGAGGAG gATCACCGTTATCTTGAACCATACCTAAAAGAAGTAATCCGTGAAAGACATGAAAGGGAAGCATGGAACAAGAAGTAA